Proteins from a genomic interval of Persephonella sp.:
- a CDS encoding ferredoxin gives MKVKVSVDQDLCTACALCYDELPEVYEDAGDGIAKVKDDIGGDGAVIEGELAERALEITEECPSGALITEVVEE, from the coding sequence ATGAAAGTTAAAGTTTCTGTAGATCAGGATCTCTGCACAGCATGTGCTCTCTGCTACGATGAGCTTCCAGAGGTCTACGAAGATGCTGGAGACGGAATTGCTAAAGTAAAAGATGATATCGGTGGTGATGGGGCTGTTATAGAAGGAGAACTTGCTGAAAGAGCCCTTGAAATAACAGAAGAATGTCCATCAGGTGCTCTTATCACTGAGGTTGTAGAAGAGTAA
- a CDS encoding Sir2 family NAD-dependent protein deacetylase, whose translation MDIPKNIEKAKQVLKEADALLITAGAGMGVDSGLPDFRGKEGFWRAYPIAKKLGLRFEELANPRWFRENPKLAWAFYGHRLHLYRETQPHEGFYLLKKLGESKKGGYFVFTSNVDGQFQKAGYDQKKIVEIHGSIHHLQCSVPCMDDIWSAEGVNISIDIERFEAEEPLPRCRHCGEIARPNILMFGDWNWVSHRTAGQEFLFERWLEKIDDMGYRLAVVEIGAGKAVPTVRILSERVADQFYGTLIRINPRDYDVPSQRYISIPLGGLEGIKKITQGIL comes from the coding sequence ATGGATATTCCAAAAAACATTGAAAAAGCAAAACAGGTTTTAAAGGAGGCTGACGCCCTGCTAATCACTGCAGGGGCAGGTATGGGTGTTGACTCTGGACTTCCAGATTTTAGAGGAAAAGAGGGTTTCTGGAGAGCTTATCCTATAGCAAAAAAATTGGGGCTGAGATTTGAGGAACTTGCCAACCCAAGATGGTTTAGAGAAAATCCCAAACTTGCATGGGCTTTTTATGGACACAGACTGCATCTTTACAGAGAAACACAGCCACACGAAGGTTTTTATCTGCTGAAAAAACTTGGGGAGAGTAAGAAAGGAGGATATTTTGTTTTCACATCAAATGTTGATGGTCAGTTTCAGAAGGCAGGATACGATCAGAAAAAAATAGTTGAGATACACGGTTCTATACATCACCTTCAGTGCAGTGTTCCATGTATGGACGACATATGGTCAGCTGAAGGGGTGAATATAAGTATTGATATAGAAAGATTTGAAGCTGAAGAGCCCCTTCCAAGATGCAGACATTGTGGGGAGATAGCAAGACCTAATATTCTTATGTTTGGAGACTGGAACTGGGTGTCCCACAGAACAGCAGGTCAGGAGTTTCTTTTTGAAAGATGGCTTGAAAAGATAGACGATATGGGATACAGACTGGCAGTCGTTGAGATAGGAGCCGGTAAAGCTGTTCCCACTGTAAGAATACTGTCTGAAAGGGTTGCCGATCAGTTTTACGGAACATTGATAAGGATCAACCCCCGGGATTACGATGTTCCTTCACAAAGGTATATTTCCATACCACTTGGGGGACTGGAAGGAATCAAAAAAATCACTCAAGGTATCCTTTGA